A part of Syngnathoides biaculeatus isolate LvHL_M chromosome 21, ASM1980259v1, whole genome shotgun sequence genomic DNA contains:
- the ugt5g1 gene encoding UDP glucuronosyltransferase 5 family, polypeptide G1 yields MAKRAAALLAAWALLWLRASPCRSSRILAVPVDGSHWLNMAVILKALHSRGHRVTVLHSPNSWYIPTNASFYTSITATMLEDATERDFYNRLLRDVAECRRSAGPFRTFSQRRLVTKLLATGHKVLAEAAGAMLDDPVFMKRLREAQFDLVLTDPGLTVGVLLGSYLKLPTVFNVRWMNNGDAHFAAAPSPLSYVPVPGSELHDGMDFQGRLKNLLHYLYSLVEYHFYINSAYSDVFRRHFPPQTDLLTLERAADIWLVRSDFVFELPRPTVPNVVYVGGFQCEEARALPADLEAFVQSSGEHGVVLMSLGTLVSALPRDVTEAVAAAFARLPQKVIWRMKGPRPSSLGNNTLLVDWLPQRDLLGHPKTRAFVAHGGTNGVYEAIYHGVPVLGLPLLFDQFDNLVRLKARGAARVAEVDSLTVEGFLEALRDILENPTYRDNMGRLSRLHRDRPTPPLETAIFWIEYVARRGGASHLRPAAHGLPWYSYFCVDVTLLLILVAVAFVWTSVFVCRAVCRQCFGRKMKRD; encoded by the coding sequence ATGGCCAAGCGCGCCGCAGCGCTCCTCGCCGCTTGGGCCCTCCTGTGGTTGCGGGCGAGTCCCTGCCGCAGCAGCAGGATCCTGGCGGTGCCGGTGGACGGAAGCCACTGGCTCAACATGGCGGTGATCCTGAAAGCGCTGCACTCCCGAGGCCACCGGGTCACGGTGCTGCACTCCCCCAACAGCTGGTACATCCCCACCAACGCCTCCTTCTACACGTCCATCACCGCGACCATGTTGGAGGACGCCACCGAACGGGACTTTTACAACAGACTCCTCAGGGACGTCGCGGAGTGCCGCCGGTCCGCCGGTCCGTTTCGGACCTTCTCCCAGCGGCGCCTGGTCACAAAGCTCCTGGCAACGGGCCACAAAGTTCTGGCCGAAGCGGCCGGCGCGATGCTCGACGACCCCGTTTTCATGAAGAGGCTGCGGGAGGCCCAGTTCGACCTGGTGCTGACCGACCCGGGCCTGACGGTCGGGGTGCTTCTGGGGAGTTACCTCAAGTTGCCGACGGTGTTCAACGTGCGCTGGATGAATAACGGAGACGCTCACTTTGCCGCGGCCCCCTCCCCGCTCTCCTACGTCCCGGTGCCCGGCAGCGAACTCCACGACGGGATGGACTTTCAGGGAAGGCTCAAGAACCTGTTGCATTACTTGTACAGTCTGGTGGAATACCACTTTTACATCAACTCCGCCTACTCGGATGTGTTCCGCCGCCACTTCCCTCCCCAAACCGACTTGCTCACCTTGGAGCGGGCGGCCGACATCTGGTTAGTGAGGTCGGATTTTGTCTTTGAGCTGCCGCGCCCGACCGTGCCCAACGTGGTCTACGTCGGCGGGTTCCAGTGCGAGGAGGCCCGAGCCTTGCCTGCTGATCTGGAGGCCTTTGTGCAGAGTTCCGGGGAGCACGGCGTGGTGCTGATGTCTTTGGGAACGTTGGTGTCGGCGCTGCCCCGAGACGTCACCGAGGCCGTCGCGGCGGCCTTCGCTCGGCTCCCCCAGAAGGTGATCTGGAGGATGAAGGGACCGAGACCTTCTTCCTTGGGCAACAACACGCTACTGGTGGACTGGCTGCCCCAGAGAGATCTCTTGGGACACCCCAAGACCCGGGCGTTTGTTGCGCACGGGGGCACCAACGGCGTGTACGAGGCCATCTACCACGGGGTTCCGGTTCTGGGCCTGCCGCTGCTCTTCGACCAGTTCGACAACCTGGTGCGGCTGAAGGCGCGCGGGGCGGCCCGGGTGGCGGAGGTCGATTCGCTCACCGTGGAAGGCTTCCTGGAGGCTCTCCGGGACATTCTGGAGAACCCGACCTACCGCGACAACATGGGCCGACTCTCTCGTCTCCATCGGGATCGGCCGACGCCCCCTTTGGAGACGGCGATCTTCTGGATCGAGTACGTCGCCAGGCGCGGCGGAGCGTCCCATTTGCGTCCGGCCGCTCACGGCCTCCCGTGGTACTCCTACTTTTGCGTGGACGTGACTCTTTTGCTCATTCTGGTCGCCGTGGCCTTCGTGTGGACTTCCGTCTTCGTCTGTCGGGCCGTTTGCCGTCAGTGCTTCGGGCGAAAGATGAAACGGGACTGA